Within the Comamonadaceae bacterium OTU4NAUVB1 genome, the region GGGCCGAACAAGATCTACGCGGCATTCAAGTTCTTCCTGTACACGCTGCTGGGCTCGCTGCTCATGCTGGTCGCGTTGATCTACCTGTACAACAAGTCGGGCGGCAGCTTCGACATCCTGACGTGGCACCGGCTCCCCCTGACCGGCAGCGCGCAGACGTTCCTGTTCTTCGCCTTCTTCGCGGCCTTCGCGGTGAAGGTGCCGATGTTCCCGGTCCACACCTGGCTGCCCGACGTGCACGTCGAGGCGCCCACGGGTGGTTCCGCCGTGCTGGCCGCGATCATGCTGAAGTTGGGCGCCTACGGCTTCCTGCGCTTCTCGATGCCCATCGCGCCCGACGCCTCGCGTGAATGGGCCTGGCTGATGATCGCGCTCTCGCTCGTCGCCGTCATCTATGTCGGCCTCGTGGCCCTGGTGCAGAAGGACATGAAGAAGCTGGTGGCGTACTCGTCCGTCGCCCACATGGGTTTCGTGACGCTCGGCTTCTTCATCTTCAACGACCTGGGCGTCTCCGGCGGCATCGTCCAGATGGTGGCGCACGGCTTCGTCTCCGCGGCCATGTTCCTGGGCATCGGCGTCCTGTACGACCGCGTGCATTCGCGCCAGATCGCCGACTACGGCGGCGTGGTGAACACGATGCCCAAGTTCGCCGCGTTCGCGCTGCTCTTCGCCATGGCCAATTGCGGCCTGCCGGGCACGGCCGGTTTCGTGGGCGAATGGATGGTCATCCTGGGCGCGATCAAGTCGAATTTCTGGATCGGACTCGGCGCTTCCTCG harbors:
- a CDS encoding NADH-quinone oxidoreductase subunit M — protein: MGLLSLAIWMPIAIGTLLLAFGRNSANVVRWVALLGSIASFVVTLPLYTRFQNGTSAMQFVEKTPWIDRFNINYHVGVDGISLWLVLLTAFITVIVVISAWEVITERVNQYMGAFLILSGLMIGVFAALDGLLFYVFFEATLIPMYLIIGIWGGPNKIYAAFKFFLYTLLGSLLMLVALIYLYNKSGGSFDILTWHRLPLTGSAQTFLFFAFFAAFAVKVPMFPVHTWLPDVHVEAPTGGSAVLAAIMLKLGAYGFLRFSMPIAPDASREWAWLMIALSLVAVIYVGLVALVQKDMKKLVAYSSVAHMGFVTLGFFIFNDLGVSGGIVQMVAHGFVSAAMFLGIGVLYDRVHSRQIADYGGVVNTMPKFAAFALLFAMANCGLPGTAGFVGEWMVILGAIKSNFWIGLGASSALIFGAAYTLWMYKRVYLGPVGNHHVEELKDINAREFLMLSLLAIAVLWMGLYPKPFTDVMDVSVADFLRHVAMSKLP